The proteins below come from a single Anguilla rostrata isolate EN2019 chromosome 3, ASM1855537v3, whole genome shotgun sequence genomic window:
- the si:ch211-126c2.4 gene encoding uncharacterized protein si:ch211-126c2.4 gives MAFSPSLPAPSVVACKPDLSVDAVVDTHPPKLDILAQEERHDVPGVEPVVEMDSGEGQDLSMGNAVFNLPSVTLQSGQNVQREIQVGRANLRTFLTPSFKSLGFLSPIPEISPLSGKEIHGKPSEEICANVIDEIQRYPYRTALRAVEGGGFFFGKCGNAMDISMIGAESVANFSCLDYTMESSCLQLEGEATNKLESLMKANDRVEETAKKLGAEGEEGAKESVRVLSASPCFNSRKGLVPLIMEKVQLFKSPGNVSGSSMSALNDTYNLSHSQGSSGGQSLELEAGNITAEAASGVGPIAKEGSSSQASNNNTLVLHSGATVTDSNLTFEITEKSAVGLTAEAEAMGTERADLKEALELQSGEIVAQPNLTVDITEQSGVGTWSEDSTKSLGLKNGTFNVLPDHEPVAGPNLTVDLTTPNVAGPETGSTEQRAGCQNVTIELQSDQLNEPPAGINLTFNATKQLGSEDDPVGVCEAEGGAEGQLGSLTKVENRNCNFSQSLDTEDGGGASLWSLDTSLEMKANFLVTSTPLVVPKSFSFATKPAPSEACERLSVVEHSGASSDGNNSSAFPLVHQPPPAGAKPLTRSLTRPSDLPLKCGAKAQPSNRKSLACPSGIPNPKSLHPLPRPSSSRLSLAPPPKTASGLQVPGASSLLSSTLTRISRKTGGALRNLAASSSLEASVGSTTSRRRLSISENKLPVSGLQKPRTSGQLPSSSDPSLLALRPTGQTTSKLQTLRSAAGSRPLGLGEPKVKSTQLSTSSLKQPRANAGETLPLSKRKKVDTLAHATISEPPGSPAGSQRGLRRPTSLLRGPQSKLQNLGGGRISGVLATKKSGPKAPLPPDVQPTAAQVAPPSDVSRPCDDDPGVTNEDAGTQATGCEDCARYQEEIARLRAELQERDQRTS, from the exons ATGGCTTTCTCTCCTAGTCTGCCAGCCCCTAGTGTGGTAGCTTGTAAGCCAGATCTGTCTGTGGATGCGGTGGTtgacacccacccacccaagtTAGACATTCTGGCACAAGAGGAGAGGCATGATGTTCCTGGGGTAGAGCCAGTGGTGGAAATGGACTCTGGAGAAGGGCAGGACTTGTCCATgggaaatgctgtttttaatttgccTTCTGTCACTCTGCAAAGTGGCCAGAACGTACAACGAGAGATTCAAGTCGGTCGTGCTAACCTGAGAACCTTCCTCACGCCTTCCTTCAAAAGCCTGGGGTTTCTGTCCCCTATACCAGAGATATCTCCCCTCAGTGGGAAAGAGATACATGGCAAACCAAGTGAGGAGATATGCGCCAATGTGATTGATGAAATCCAGCGCTACCCATACAGGACAGCCTTGCGGGCAGTCGAAGGAGGAGGATTCTTTTTTGGGAAATGCGGGAACGCAATGGACATCAGCATGATTGGAGCAGAGTCCGTGGCCAACTTCAGCTGCCTGGACTACACAATGGAGTCGTCTTGCCTGCAGCTGGAGGGGGAGGCCACGAACAAGCTGGAAAGCCTAATGAAGGCAAACGACAGGGTGGAGGAGACTGCCAAGAAGTTGGGagcagaaggagaggagggagccAAAGAATCAGTTAGGGTTCTCAGTGCTAGCCCCTGCTTCAACTCCAGGAAAGGCCTAGTCCCCCTCATTATGGAAAAGGTGCAGCTGTTCAAAAGCCCTGGAAATGTCAGCGGCTCCAGTATGTCAGCGCTCAATGATACATACAACCTGTCTCACAGCCAGGGGAGCAGCGGTGGCCAGAGTTTGGAGCTTGAGGCTGGGAATATCACAGCAGAGGCAGCGTCTGGGGTTGGCCCAATCGCTAAAGAGGGCTCATCGTCCCAGGCCAGCAATAACAACACACTGGTGCTCCATTCAGGCGCTACTGTAACTGACTCGAATTTGACTTTTGAAATTACGGAAAAGAGTGCAGTTGGACTCACTGCAGAGGCGGAGGCTATGGGCACAGAGAGGGCAGATTTAAAAGAAGCCCTTGAGTTGCAGTCTGGTGAGATTGTGGCCCAGCCCAATTTGACTGTTGACATTACGGAGCAGAGTGGTGTCGGAACCTGGTCGGAGGACAGCACAAAGAGTTTGGGGTTGAAGAACGGCACTTTCAATGTCCTTCCAGACCATGAGCCAGTGGCAGGACCCAATCTGACCGTGGATCTGACCACGCCGAATGTCGCCGGACCCGAAACGGGATCGACCGAACAAAGGGCGGGGTGTCAGAACGTCACAATTGAACTGCAGTCGGACCAGTTGAATGAACCCCCGGCTGGGATCAACTTGACATTTAATGCGACAAAGCAGCTGGGCTCAGAGGACGACCCGGTTGGGGTCTGTGAAGCCGAAGGCGGGGCAGAAGGGCAGCTGGGGTCCTTGACTAAGGTGGAAAACCGCAACTGCAATTTTAGCCAAAGCCTGGACACGGAGGACGGTGGAGGGGCCAGCTTGTGGAGCCTTGACACCTCGCTGGAAATGAAGGCCAACTTTTTGGTCACATCCACCCCGCTGGTCGTGCCCAAATCCTTTAGCTTCGCTACTAAACCTGCCCCCTCGGAGGCGTGCGAAAGGCTCTCTGTGGTCGAGCACAGTGGAGCCTCCTCTGATGGGAATAATAGCAGTGCCTTTCCCCTGGTTCACCAGCCCCCTCCTGCTGGTGCTAAGCCTCTCACCAGGTCCCTCACCAGACCTTCCGATTTGCCTTTAAAATGTGGTGCCAAGGCTCAACCCTCAAACAGGAAGTCGCTCGCCTGCCCTTCAGGCATCCCCAACCCCAAATCGCTGCACCCACTCCCAAGGCCTTCCTCTTCCCGTTTGTCTTTGGCCCCGCCACCGAAGACGGCGTCTGGCCTCCAGGTTCCAGGGGCTAGCTCCCTCCTGTCCTCTACTCTGACCAGAATTAGCAGGAAGACTGGGGGAGCTCTGAGGAACCTGGCAGCATCCAGCTCTCTGGAG GCTTCTGTTGGTTCTACGACCAGCCGTAGACGCCTTTCAATTTCTG AAAACAAGCTTCCCGTTTCTGGCCTGCAGAAGCCTCGAACCTCAGGCCAGCTGCCGTCCTCCTCCGACCCATCCCTGCTGGCTCTGAGGCCTACTGGTCAGACCACGTCCAAGCTGCAGACCCTGAGATCAGCGGCTGGCAGTAGACCTCTGGGTTTAGGAG AACCAAAGGTAAAGAGCACACAGCTTTCCACCTCCTCCCTGAAGCAGCCACGGGCAAACGCTGGGGAAACTCTGCCCCTCTCCAAGAGGAAGAAAGTTG aTACCCTGGCGCACGCTACCATCAGCGAGCCCCCAGGGAGTCCTGCAGGAAGCCAGAGGGGCCTCAGGAGACCAACCTCTCTCCTCAGAGGCCCCCAGTCAAAGCTGCAGAATCTGG GAGGGGGCCGGATATCTGGGGTATTGGCAACAAAAAAGTCTG GCCCAAAGGCTCCCCTGCCTCCTGATGTGCAGCCCACTGCAGCCCAAGTTG CCCCTCCCTCAGACGTGAGCAGGCCTTGCGATGATGACCCGGGGGTAACCAATGAGGATGCAGGAACGCAGGCCACAG GCTGTGAAGACTGTGCAAGGTATCAAGAGGAAATCGCCAGGCTGCGAGCAG AACTTCAGGAGCGAGACCAGAGGACCTCGTAG
- the LOC135250219 gene encoding sorting nexin-12 isoform X2, with product MSEPTVADTRRLNSKPQDLTDAYGPPSNFLEIDVYDPQTIGVGRSRFTTYEVRMRTNLPIFKLKESCVRRRYSDFEWLKNELERDSKIVVPTLPGKALKRQLPFRGDEGIFEESFIEERRAGLEQFINRIAGHPLAQNERCLHMFLQEEGIDRNYIPGKV from the exons ATGTCTGAGCCTACCGTAGCTGACACTCGCCGGTTAAATTCAAAACCTCAGGACCTCACAGATGCGTATGGTCCCCCGAGTAATTTTCTTGAAATCGATGTGTACGACCCACAGACAATTGGAGTTGGTCGGAGCCGTTTCACCACGTACGAAGTGCGAATGCGG aCAAACCTTCCCATCTTCAAGCTGAAGGAGTCGTGTGTGCGGAGAAGGTACAGCGATTTCGAGTGGCTAAAGAATGAGCTGGAGAGAGATAGTAAG ATTGTGGTGCCCACTCTGCCTGGCAAAGCCCTGAAGAGACAGCTGCCATTCCGGGGAGACGAGGGCATCTTCGAGGAGTCCTTCATCGAGGAGCGGAGGGCGGGCCTGGAGCAGTTCATCAACAG GATTGCTGGCCACCCCTTGGCCCAGAATGAGCGCTGCTTGCACATgttcctgcaggaggagggcaTTGACCGTAACTACATCCCTGGAAAA GTATGA
- the LOC135250219 gene encoding sorting nexin-12 isoform X1: MSEPTVADTRRLNSKPQDLTDAYGPPSNFLEIDVYDPQTIGVGRSRFTTYEVRMRTNLPIFKLKESCVRRRYSDFEWLKNELERDSKIVVPTLPGKALKRQLPFRGDEGIFEESFIEERRAGLEQFINRIAGHPLAQNERCLHMFLQEEGIDRNYIPGKPQRC; encoded by the exons ATGTCTGAGCCTACCGTAGCTGACACTCGCCGGTTAAATTCAAAACCTCAGGACCTCACAGATGCGTATGGTCCCCCGAGTAATTTTCTTGAAATCGATGTGTACGACCCACAGACAATTGGAGTTGGTCGGAGCCGTTTCACCACGTACGAAGTGCGAATGCGG aCAAACCTTCCCATCTTCAAGCTGAAGGAGTCGTGTGTGCGGAGAAGGTACAGCGATTTCGAGTGGCTAAAGAATGAGCTGGAGAGAGATAGTAAG ATTGTGGTGCCCACTCTGCCTGGCAAAGCCCTGAAGAGACAGCTGCCATTCCGGGGAGACGAGGGCATCTTCGAGGAGTCCTTCATCGAGGAGCGGAGGGCGGGCCTGGAGCAGTTCATCAACAG GATTGCTGGCCACCCCTTGGCCCAGAATGAGCGCTGCTTGCACATgttcctgcaggaggagggcaTTGACCGTAACTACATCCCTGGAAAA CCCCAGCGATGCTGA